In Bacillus sp. S3, the sequence GAAATTTTTCAAAAAAAGACACATTAACAGCTACATATAAGGTGCCTAAATTCTTTCTATTATCAAAGTCTGTTATTTGTTTAGCCAGTAAAAAGTAAGATGGATTGTTTTTAAATGTTAAATTTAGTTGAGATGGCAGCAGTAACACCATACCTCCCGTTTGCGGCGTATCCTTTTGGAATTCATACGAACGGTCTTTAAAGCTGAATCCCTTATAAGAGGTTCGGGTGCTGGCAAACAACCGATCCTTTGATACTAAAAAAGCGCCCAAAATATCAGGATTATTGGAATTGAGATAAATGTTCGTCAAATAACTTTGAACTGTATACTGTCCCTGCCTAAGAGCCGATTGATTTTGGTCACGATTATTCCTGAGCACTTCCATCACTTCCCCAGAGCTATAGAGAAGTTCAGATAAGCTTTCAATTTTCCCAATCTCATTTTCTATATTATTATTAGCTTGATTTACCAACTGTGGAATATATTCTCCGGCCTGTGCCTCTATAGACTTGGAATATTGGTTATACATGACAGCTCCTAATACTGCCATCGGAATAACTGTGAGCAAAACATACGTAATAATCAATTTGGTAGATAATCTTAAATTATTTATTTTTAGTTGTTTACTATGTTTAAAAATCATACTGATCAACATTTTCCTTTGTAAAATCAATTGGCTGGTCCATGATTACGACATCGTTGTCAAACTCAATGACGCCAATTTTTTGAATTCTTTGCCCGCTATGCGGCATTTCCCCGTTCAGCAAATTTTTAGCCAGCCTGACCGTTAAATACCCTAATTTCTGCGGACTCCATAGTGTGGCTGTTTGGGCAGATCCATCCTTTAAGGCAGTTTTCATTAATTGGGGGGTTGATACCCCTACCACTTTTATTTTACCTGCCTTACCGGCATCTTTTACAGCATAGGCAGCCCCTGGCGGATTGAGGGTCGATACGCCAATGATCCCTTTTAGATCCGGGTGCTTTTCTATTAAACTTTTTGCTGCCAAATAAGATTTGTTTTTATCTTCATTTGTGGGTACAATTTCAACCAGCTTCATATTCGGATAATATTCTGCATTATGGACTTTAATCCACTTAATCCAATCATTTAAGTTGGCTGCCGTAGGCGAACCCGTCGTAATCGCATAGCTTCCCTGCTCATTAACTTCCGATGCAAGCAAATCCAAAAGATGCCGCCCATATATTTCCGGATCAACCATATTAATATAGAAACTTCGGTACTCCGGATTCGTATCCGCATCCCACGTGATTACTTTTATTCCATTATCTTTTGCCCTTTGCAATACGGTACCTAATTTTTCGGGATCGTTGGCAGCAACCGCAATGCAATCAACTTTTTGTTCAATCAATTCCTCTATGATTTGTTCCTGCTCTTCCCAGCTGGATGTCGAAGGCCCTTTAAATAGAACATTTACCCCCAAATCTTCCCCAGCTTCCAGCGCACCCATTTTCGCAGCATTGAAGTAAGGGGCCCCCTCAATTTTAGTGACAAGCGCAATCGTGTACGGTCCACCTGGTCTTGGTCCCCTTGTTTCAACTGCCTTCTTTTGATTATGTACCTCACCATTATAAACAATCTCATACTTTGAAGATTGATCTCCAATTACACCACAACCGCTTAGAATGAAAAGAACGAACAGG encodes:
- a CDS encoding autoinducer 2 ABC transporter substrate-binding protein encodes the protein MRKKYFLFLFVLFILSGCGVIGDQSSKYEIVYNGEVHNQKKAVETRGPRPGGPYTIALVTKIEGAPYFNAAKMGALEAGEDLGVNVLFKGPSTSSWEEQEQIIEELIEQKVDCIAVAANDPEKLGTVLQRAKDNGIKVITWDADTNPEYRSFYINMVDPEIYGRHLLDLLASEVNEQGSYAITTGSPTAANLNDWIKWIKVHNAEYYPNMKLVEIVPTNEDKNKSYLAAKSLIEKHPDLKGIIGVSTLNPPGAAYAVKDAGKAGKIKVVGVSTPQLMKTALKDGSAQTATLWSPQKLGYLTVRLAKNLLNGEMPHSGQRIQKIGVIEFDNDVVIMDQPIDFTKENVDQYDF